Part of the Zygotorulaspora mrakii chromosome 2, complete sequence genome, ATAGAATTTTGCAGGCTGCAGACCTCTCCACGAGAGCGACCATCATGAATTACATACTTTTTGTCCTTTTGAGTAGGAGGAGTAATTTCTGACGCCAGAtaattttttctgtttcttgCGTTGTTGGGATAAATTCTTCGACCTTATTTCTTCAGACAGCTGCCTGGCCTCATTCCATTGAGGGTCATTGAACCATTGATACTGCATCAAAATAGGCCTAGTAAGAGTGGAAGTGCTGGCCCACTGCGCAAAAGAATCTCTGGCAATCGTGCAAGATCCCTTGAGGACTTCTTTCGAAGATGACACGAGACAAAAGGCATAATATAAACTACGTCTCTCAATCATATCTAAAGCAATTCTGTTCAATCGGGGTGGTGacttttgttgaaatttcCTTGGAATTATGCTATTATTCCGCTTTTTTACTTGCTGAAGGGTATATACGATCTTCTTTCCAACTTTTCCTGTAGCGCAACGACACTGAATGCTTTCTTACCCGGAGTTGGATTTATAAGATGCTTTATGAGTGATTTGAACTCCCGTTTTGATCTAAGAGTTTGATTCTGGATCTTAGTGATCTCAATTGTGgcaaatcttcaaattaCGCCctcattttcttgtcaGGCCTATATAGAGCAAGTGAAGTTGCCAGTagctttcttcttgcttTATTTTTCTGTATGCTAGcaaattctgaaaattttcagaagtAAAGATTCGTactcaaaattgaaaaacggCGATGAGATGACACTGATGTTTGTCCAAAATagaaattcaaagataGAAAGCGATAAGCACTAGTGTACGTTCATTTCTTGGCTCATACAAATCCATATCAATAAGATAGGTATCGGAATGGGCTCAAAGAGAAGATTTTCCGATAAGGTTGAACATCCTGATCCTgtcaaaagttcaattcCGGAACGTGCTGCTGAAGTCGCCGAGGAGTTAGCCAAATCACACCCAATCCCTCCGCCAACACCGCTACAGCATCATGATGCTGGTGAGTTTAGTGAATTGGTTCGCCATAAAACAACAGCTGAACACGCAGCAAAATTAGAGAACTCGACCGTGAACCCATTCACGGGTAGGAAATTCACCCCAAAATATGTCGATATACTGCGCATCAGACGTGAATTACCAGTTCATGCGCAAAGAGCtgaattcttgaagatCTATCAGAACAATCAAATTATGGTTTTTGTCGGTGAAACAGGTTCCGGTAAGACTACTCAGATTCCACAATTTGtgctttttgatgaaatgcCACATCTAGAAAACACGCAAGTTGCCTGTACCCAACCACGACGTGTTGCTGCAATGTCAGTTGCTCAAAGAGTCGCTGAGGAAATGGATGTTAACTTGGGTGAAGAAGTTGGTTACTCCATAAGATTTGAGAATAAAACTTCGAACAAaactattttgaaatatatgaCTGACGGTATGTTGCTGAGGGAAGCTATGGAAGACCACGATTTGAAACGATATTCTTGTATTATTCTGGATGAAGCTCACGAACGTACGTTAGCCACCGACATATTAATGGGTTTGTTGAAGCAAGTTGTAATAAGGAGGCCAGATTTAAAACTTATTATTATGTCTGCTACGTTAGATGCGGAGAAGTTTCAAAGTTACTTTCATAATGCTCCATTACTCGCCGTTCCCGGTAGAACATATCCTGTAGAAATTTATTACACTCctgaatttcaaagagattaTTTAGACTCTGCAATCCGTACCGTTTTGCAAATCCATGCTACCGAAGGAGAAGGTGACATACTGCTATTTTTGACaggtgaagatgaaattgagGAAGCATCAAGGAAGATATCTTTGGAAGGTGATCAGTTGGTAAGAGAGGAGGGCTGTGGTCCTTTAGCTGTCTACCCCCTATATGGTTCTTTACCCCCACATATGCAACAACGTATCTTTGAGAAAGCTCCGGAGTCACACAATGGTAGGCCGGGCAGGAAAATTGTTGTGTCCACCAATATCGCAGAAACTTCTTTAACCATTGACGGTGTCGTGTATGTCGTAGATCCAGGTTTCTCTAAACAAAAGGTCTACAATCCAAGAATCAGAGTTGAATCGCTACTGGTTTCACCAATCTCAAAGGCTTCTGCCCAGCAAAGAGCAGGTCGTGCAGGTCGTACAAGATCTGGTAAATGTTTCAGGTTATACACTGAAGAAGCATTCAAGAAAGAGCTGATAGAACAGAGTTATCCCGAGATTCTACGTTCGAATTTGTCTTCAACGGttttggaattgaaaaaactagGCATTGATGATTTGGTGCACTTTGATTTCATGGATCCTCCTGCACCAGAGACGATGATGAGAGCTCTGGAGGAATTGAATTATTTGGCATGCTTGGACGATGACGGTAACTTAACTGCTCTCGGAAGGTTGGCCTCACAGTTTCCACTGGATCCAATGCTTGCTGTTATGCTTATTGGATCGTTCGAGTTCAATTGTTCTCAAGAAATACTAACCATAGTCGCAATGCTATCAGTACCAAACGTATTCATTCGTCCGTCAAAGGACAAAAAGCGTTCAGATGAGGCGAAGAACATCTTCGCTCATCCAGATGGTGACCATTTGACTTTACTAAACGTGTACCACGGATTTAAATCTGATGAGGCCTACGAGTATGGGATTCATAAGTGGTGCCGAGACCATTATTTAAATTATCGTGCGCTCTCTGCTGCTGATAATATTAGAGCTCAATTGGAACGGTTAATGGTGCGTTATAACTTAGAACTGAACACGACAGACTTCGATAGCCCAAGATATTTCGATAACATAAGAAAGGCTCTTGCATCTGGGTTCTTTATGCAGGCAGCCAAGAAGAGATCGGGTGGCAAGGGCTACATCACTGTAAAAGATAATCAAGATGTCTTGATCCATCCCAGCACTGTGCTAGGCCACGATGCCGAATGGGTTATTTACAATGAATTTGTTTTGACGTCGAAGAATTACATAAGAACCGTAACATCCGTCAGACCGGAATGGTTAATTGAACTAGCTCCTGCTTACTACGATTTAAgcaactttcaaaaaggcGATGTCAAGTTATCTCTGGAGAGGATCAGGAACAGAGTCGATACTATGAATCAATTGAGGGAAAGCGAAAAacacaagaagaaaagtaaaCACGATAAACATAATAAACACAGTAAGCACTAAGAAGTTCCGATTTTGGTCATATTgtaaatcattttttttctgttgtACTTTCAccaattttcttttttttcagatctTTCCTATCCTTAATAGTACCCTGATGGTATAACCAGAAGAAAGCTgcatttctcaaaatatataaatatataacGTACATATGAACTTGCGTTAAAGAGCATTAGGCTATCAAGACGTAGAGGAATCAATTCGTTGTTCGGAAACAACTAACTTCAAAAGTACAACTCCAACTAGCGATTTACTTTAGAGGGTAGGTTAGTCAGATAAGACACTACATAATAGATTAAAGTCAATAATATTCTATTCTAAAGATGCTTAATAGTGAAATATGTCACCTGATCAAACTTTAATGTACGTGTACAATGATATCTCCaggaaaattttttttcccaTCAATTACTTTTTGTGCAATACAGAAGATCTTATATAAGCAGGGAGGCAGTGCTTGTATCCAGATAGCAACAACGACAAGAGCTTCACCACAGCAAGACGGATCAAGGAAGTGTATTCACGGGTTATCATGTCGCAAGAGGAGTATACGGAGAATCTAAAAGTGATCGTCGCAGAGAAGCTGAGTACTTTGCAGGGCTTTACTGAGGATATCAAATATGTTGCTGAATATATCGTATTACTAATGGTCAACGGTGGCACTGTGGAGACAGTTGTACAGGAACTGTTGACCTTGTTCGATTCTGTGCCGGCGGAATCACTCATGGACGTTGTGCAAACAGCGTTTTTTGCATTGGAGGCTCTGCAACAGGGTGAAACAGTAAATAGCATTGTCAACAAGATAAGAGGGGTTCCTGAAGTTCAGTCACAACAGATGGCACTACCTGcacagcaacagcaacaacaacagtCTCAACGAGAAGCCCAGCCTCTGAGTCAACAGCATCAGCAATTAGAATCCGGGGAGTATCGACAACCGCAGCAGGTACCTTCTGCCTTCAGCGGAATTGTTCCACTGGCGAATCAAGACAATCGAGAGGCCCCGCAATTCACACTCACTGGATTCCAACCACAATTTGATCAACAACGTGCTACTAGTAACACAGGAAGACCAAGAGGGGGTGCTCGTGGCGGAAGAGGTTCACTGCGTGGTGCATCCCGCGGGAGCCATCGGAACAATAATAATTCGAGATTCAATCCGCTTGCTAAAGCACTCGGTATGGAGAGCGATCCTAATAGTAACTCGAGTAACGTGCATCATAGAAAGGAGGGACGTTGTAAAGTTTTTCCTCGTTGCCCATTAGGAAAGACGTGCCCACATGCCCATCCTACGAAAGTGTGTAATGATTATCCAAATTGCCCTAAGCCAGCCGGGACATGTGAATATTTACATCCAAATCAAGACGAAGATTTAATGAGAGAAATCGAACGAACAAGGGATGAGTTTCAACAGAGAAAAGCGGCTATATTGGCAGCAAGAAGCAAACCTATTAGAACAGGCATTGTTCTTTGTAAATTTGGTCATTTATGCACAAATCCGATGTGTCCATTTGGCCATCCAACACCTGCGAACGAAGACGCTAAAGTGATTGATTTGGTATGGTGTCCAGATAATTTGAACTGTACAGATCCCAATTGTAAGCGTGCACATTCTTCGATCTCCAAGATCAAGCAAGTTCAACCGATGGGCAAAGCTAAAAACATTGCTACTTCTGGTGAATCATATTGTTCAAAACCGATGGGCAAACCGATTGAGAAATCTCTAGAGCAATGTAAATTTGGTGCTCATTGTACCAACAAACGTTGTAAATATAGACATGCGCGTTCCCATATAATGTGTCGAGAAGGTGCAAACTGCACCAGAATAGATTGTTTGTTTGGTCATCCAATCAATGAAGATTGTAAATTTGGAGTAGCCTGTAGGAACGCGTACTGTCTTTTCAGACATCCAGAAGGAAGAGTCCTGCccgaaaaaaaatacgaTGCTTCATCAAATGCAAATTCAACCTCGACAAGTGAGAGGGTGTTTGCGATGCCGGAAAGTGCAGCCATCGAACCTGTTGCGGACCAAAATCGGGGAGAACAACTATTTGCAGCAACGAATTCTCAACAGGTGGATCATGATACTGACATGGCATAAACAGTGGAATATTTTCATATAGTGCGACTGAAATGAGTCGATCAAATTTCGTATTCTTATCGAAAGTTTATTAATATTGtatcattaaaaaaaaataaaaaaataaaaaaaaaaacattttagaaagtttatcaaagaaaCCATTTGCATAAACGGTTGTTTTTAAATCTTGTAAATGAAAACACTAGTAGAATACTCttgtattttttcctttcagTTCAACGTTAAAAGGGTTTAACGTTTCTCTGATTGCCGAGATGAAACCGAGAGAACACAAGataaaagttgaaaagtgaaagtaTGGCAACTACAAAAATATACTATAAATCGAAAATTATAAACAATGTATTTTGGCAATCAGaatctcttcttctcaatGGCTGCTTCATCAGCATAAACATCCAATGGGGAAACTGGTAAAGCATGTTCGGTCCACAAGTTTGGAGTCAAGAAACCGTAGGTGTTACCAATAGCAACGAAAGCAGCTTTCAAAGTGTTTTCCAAAGTTCTGGTGGAACCGTTGGATTGGGTGTAACAATCTTCCAAACCGGCCAATTGCAACAATTTCTTGACAGCTGGAGAAGCAACGATACCGGAACCTCTTGGAGCTGGGATTAATCTAACGATAACGGAACCACACTTACCAGAAGTCTTGGTGGCCAAAGAGTGTGGTTGACCCAAGTTGTTACCCCAGTAACCTCTTCTGATTGGAATAACAGACAACTTGGCAATGATGATACCGGCTCTGATGGCACCAGCAACTTCCTTGGCGGTCTTGATACCCAAACCGACATGACCGTTGGAGTCACCAACGACGACAACTGCCTTGAATCTGGTTCTTTGACCAGCTCTGGTCTGCTTTTGGACTGGCTTGATGTTCATAACTTCATCAGACAAGCTTGGCAACAAGGTGTCAATGATTTGGAACTCCTTGACTGGCAAAGAGTGTAGGAAGATTTCCTCAATGCTGGTGATCTTACCAGCCTTGACTAATCTACCCAACTTGGTGACTGGAGTCCAgcctttttcttccacaTTTCTGCCACCTCTTCTACCTTGACGGCCCTTGTTTCTGCCACCGAAACCACCTCTTCTTGGGGCTTGGGATGGAGCACCACCTTGGGCTGGAGCACCGGCTTGTTCAGACATTATGATTTATTAGTATGGGGTTTCGAAGTAAGTGTCGGAATGGATCACGGAAAGTTGATGTATGGGTAACTTTCAATCGACAATAAAAACACAATTTATTTGTAGGCCATCAAAGAGCTAATTGCAACAGCAGTCCAGTTCTTTTCACTCCATCGGCCATCAAACGTCAAACACCTACAGCTCCACCTACCGCTGCGCTCTACAGATGCCAGCGCCAGGCGCTGGCATCAGCTTGCCCactgaaactttttttcGCATCGTGTCGTCGCAAACGACGACTTGCTCTGCGTCTGCGTGTCGTCGAGACCGTGAAGTCAGACATAGACATGAAAAAGACAGCTCCGACATGGGCGCCGTGGTGTGCGGACGTACGAACCATCCGCACACAAACCCACACACTGCACCAAGACCACGAAAGCAGTCCCAACGACGCTGCGCACCACATACGGCGCACACTTCTTGTCATGCCACTTCTACCTGTCCGAGCTGACGGCCCGACGCGCCATCTCCGAAGTGCCCGCCGATACCTCCTTCGGCTCGCCACTTCCGACCGCCAGGCGGACTTCCCAACGCCAAACGCCGTTCTTCCCATTGGTGCAGGGGCACGCAGCCTCCCCGGTACACCACACCATCCCGACACCACACCACAAGCCATACCAACCCCTTCTCTCTTCCCCGCCGTCGCAGGCGGGGTAACCCGCCACTCCGTATCATTCCGTCCGAGAGCGATCGCTATCTATTCTTTGCTTGCTGCATTGATCCGAAGATAACGCTTCAGCGGCGGCAGCGGCAATTTGGATCAGAAGGGGAGCAATAAAGAATCGAAACATAGTAGGCCCAGATATGGCATATCCATAGGGAGAGAGGCCAGGGGGGCCTCAGGTGGGACCGAAAGGAGACTGATGTGGAGAGAGGAAATGGGAAATGCGAAACGGGAAAACAAGGAAAACAAggaaaagatggaaaacTTGGAAAATCAGTCGCAAAGAATACTTCATACTTAAATAGATAAACTCGTTTACACTAACCATAACGCACTTAAGAGAACGCATTCTAGTTTGCAACAAGGGTTGAACTTCTAAGTGAGGCTTGAATTCATCTACATCGATTTAGCACCAAACTAGATATGTCTGAGTATGTGAGAGTTTATTTTGGCAACCCGTAGGTGGGAAGATGGCGTTTCTTTGTACTAACAGTTGGGCTTGAATTTGCGCATATACgtttttgttgaaagacCTACCTCTGATCATTCGAAAcatgttgaaaagaaggcTGAAGAGCTGAAGAAGGATGCTGAGAAATATGAGTCTAGTATCTTGGCCAAGTTGAAACAGATTGGGAATCGTGTGAAGTCGTCGTTGATCACGACGAAGGCGTACGTGGAGCAGAAGGGCGCTTCTGGGGCCAGTTCCGCCAGGATTTTGGCGTGCAAGACGGGCAGACAGTTGCAGAACCCAGTTATCTTGGTTAACGTGCTCCTGGGCTCCAGTTTCGTAACTGCGTTGTTGACCGGTTACGCCAAATACGACGCCAGATACTTGAGGGATAAGTCGGACGCTGTCATATTAACAACGGTGGGTTCAATCACGGCAATACTTGCATTGGATACTGTATTATCCGTTAAATATTATCctaaatttgataaaaaaaaataaccGCACAAGTTTATATTCCAATCTCTTCCTTATATGATTATTCCACACAGGTTTCTCCAGGCTTCTCACCATGCAGCTGTGATATCGATTTGCTCAACTCTACGTAGTATACCTGTATATGTCTGTATAGGCGAGTTATCAAGTATGTTATCGGTTTCACGTGACCTTTTTTGACTTTGGCGGCAAAAGCGAGCTGGGGATAAACGAACAAGGATACAAATGCGAGTCGTGGGGCAAgcacttttgaaagagacACGGCGGCGAGGCTGCAGTCAGGGATATGGACTTTCTGGATGAGCAGTACATTGAAAATGTTCCGACTCCCGGGGCAGGCAATGTTGTGAGCAGCGCAGGTTTGAAACCTCCTGTGGCAAGATCGGGGCACTCTTCAGGGTCGGCGCAACTTTCGAGGAGTTCTAGTTTTCAGTGGGGTTTGGGTAATAATGTGTCGTCGCAACCTACTACATCTGTCAACATGGATCAAACGATTTGTCAGATATCAGCAACTCCGACCTCTTTAACGCCTGTTGTTACACCTAGCGTTACGCCCGCGGTCACACCTGACGTTGTAACCTCTAGTCCCTCGATCTACAGAGCTGTATTACTTGAGAGCCGAATGAACGATGCTGCAGAGAACGAAGCACAGGCGAATTCCAGGGTGCTAGATAAAGATGATGCATTGATGGAGTCTATGTCTCAGAGTATATACTCGAACGTTGATTCTGGGCGACGAATATTTCCCTTTGTCAGTGTTGATATACCAACAGTTTTCATTAACAAGAAACCATTGACTACAGAGGACCTTGATTTGCGCTGTTGGGATAagaatttcttcattttaaCGTCAGCGGGGAAACCAATCTATTCGATGCACGGCAAGGACGAACAAATTATATCATTTATGGGAATATTACATACTGTAGTCAATTACTTCCAACTGGAAAACTCCACCGATATCAGAATGATTGAGTCAGGGGAgcaaaaattcattttcctAGATCGATCTCCAATTATTTTGGTTGCCTATTCAACGAGAGGTGAAACTTCAAATGAATTGATCAGTCAGCTGGACTTTTTACATTCGTATCTTCTATCATCACTGAGTCAACGGCAAGTATCTAGGATATTTgataaaagagaaaatttcgatttgagaaattttttaGAATCAACAGATTTCGAAAACTTAGATGAGATTTGTTCCTTGATTAGCGAGAAATTTTATCCTGATGTTTTACTTGGTTCATTACAATGTTTGACTTTGAATAGATCATATAGATCTCAACTTCATGAATGTATGCTCCAGAATTTAATGAGAGAATCAGATTTACCTAGAGGTACTTTACTTTATGGACTAATCGTTGCACCAAATAGTAAATTATGTTCAGTACTGCGACCAAGAGGCCATACTTTACATACGACTGATCTTCATCTACTGTTCtgtttaatttttcatcagtttcaaaatttgaatgaaaatcaagaacTATGGGTCCCAATTTGTTTCCCAAAATTCAATTCGAATGGATTTCTTTATTGTTATATCAAATTTCTGTCATCACCAAATTATAAAATTTCTTCGAAGAGTAGGCCCGTGTTGGTTTTGATAAGTGCCCAGAAAGATGCTTTTTATCAATTAAAATTGCTAGGTGATAAATTGACCTCGTCAATAACATCAAATGGATTATTagataaaatttttcaagctcaaCCCGTAAGAATTGGTGATATTCAGGCACCATTGGtacatcattttttgtacaaatcaaagaagcatGTTCAATACGTTATGCCACAATTACAATTTGCTGACAGAGAATCTGATTCAGTACAAGCGGAGGAATACGAAAAGAAACTAATGACCTATTATCAGCAGATTCATAACTCTGTTTTTTCTGATGGTGGAATTCCGTTCAATAAATCgataataaattttttcaactggGAAAGCTCATTAGGACCCTTTGAAGAGCCAAACAATATTGGTTTAATACA contains:
- a CDS encoding uncharacterized protein (similar to Saccharomyces cerevisiae ABC1 (YGL119W); ancestral locus Anc_6.133); the protein is MIERRSLYYAFCLVSSSKEVLKGSCTIARDSFAQWASTSTLTRPILMQYQWFNDPQWNEARQLSEEIRSKNLSQQRKKQKKLSGVRNYSSYSKGQKTT
- the PRP43 gene encoding DEAH-box ATP-dependent RNA helicase PRP43 (similar to Saccharomyces cerevisiae PRP43 (YGL120C); ancestral locus Anc_6.132), with the translated sequence MGSKRRFSDKVEHPDPVKSSIPERAAEVAEELAKSHPIPPPTPLQHHDAGEFSELVRHKTTAEHAAKLENSTVNPFTGRKFTPKYVDILRIRRELPVHAQRAEFLKIYQNNQIMVFVGETGSGKTTQIPQFVLFDEMPHLENTQVACTQPRRVAAMSVAQRVAEEMDVNLGEEVGYSIRFENKTSNKTILKYMTDGMLLREAMEDHDLKRYSCIILDEAHERTLATDILMGLLKQVVIRRPDLKLIIMSATLDAEKFQSYFHNAPLLAVPGRTYPVEIYYTPEFQRDYLDSAIRTVLQIHATEGEGDILLFLTGEDEIEEASRKISLEGDQLVREEGCGPLAVYPLYGSLPPHMQQRIFEKAPESHNGRPGRKIVVSTNIAETSLTIDGVVYVVDPGFSKQKVYNPRIRVESLLVSPISKASAQQRAGRAGRTRSGKCFRLYTEEAFKKELIEQSYPEILRSNLSSTVLELKKLGIDDLVHFDFMDPPAPETMMRALEELNYLACLDDDGNLTALGRLASQFPLDPMLAVMLIGSFEFNCSQEILTIVAMLSVPNVFIRPSKDKKRSDEAKNIFAHPDGDHLTLLNVYHGFKSDEAYEYGIHKWCRDHYLNYRALSAADNIRAQLERLMVRYNLELNTTDFDSPRYFDNIRKALASGFFMQAAKKRSGGKGYITVKDNQDVLIHPSTVLGHDAEWVIYNEFVLTSKNYIRTVTSVRPEWLIELAPAYYDLSNFQKGDVKLSLERIRNRVDTMNQLRESEKHKKKSKHDKHNKHSKH
- the NAB2 gene encoding mRNA-binding protein NAB2 (similar to Saccharomyces cerevisiae NAB2 (YGL122C); ancestral locus Anc_6.130), which encodes MSQEEYTENLKVIVAEKLSTLQGFTEDIKYVAEYIVLLMVNGGTVETVVQELLTLFDSVPAESLMDVVQTAFFALEALQQGETVNSIVNKIRGVPEVQSQQMALPAQQQQQQQSQREAQPLSQQHQQLESGEYRQPQQVPSAFSGIVPLANQDNREAPQFTLTGFQPQFDQQRATSNTGRPRGGARGGRGSLRGASRGSHRNNNNSRFNPLAKALGMESDPNSNSSNVHHRKEGRCKVFPRCPLGKTCPHAHPTKVCNDYPNCPKPAGTCEYLHPNQDEDLMREIERTRDEFQQRKAAILAARSKPIRTGIVLCKFGHLCTNPMCPFGHPTPANEDAKVIDLVWCPDNLNCTDPNCKRAHSSISKIKQVQPMGKAKNIATSGESYCSKPMGKPIEKSLEQCKFGAHCTNKRCKYRHARSHIMCREGANCTRIDCLFGHPINEDCKFGVACRNAYCLFRHPEGRVLPEKKYDASSNANSTSTSERVFAMPESAAIEPVADQNRGEQLFAATNSQQVDHDTDMA
- the RPS2 gene encoding 40S ribosomal protein uS5 (similar to Saccharomyces cerevisiae RPS2 (YGL123W); ancestral locus Anc_6.129), which encodes MSEQAGAPAQGGAPSQAPRRGGFGGRNKGRQGRRGGRNVEEKGWTPVTKLGRLVKAGKITSIEEIFLHSLPVKEFQIIDTLLPSLSDEVMNIKPVQKQTRAGQRTRFKAVVVVGDSNGHVGLGIKTAKEVAGAIRAGIIIAKLSVIPIRRGYWGNNLGQPHSLATKTSGKCGSVIVRLIPAPRGSGIVASPAVKKLLQLAGLEDCYTQSNGSTRTLENTLKAAFVAIGNTYGFLTPNLWTEHALPVSPLDVYADEAAIEKKRF
- the OM14 gene encoding Om14p (similar to Saccharomyces cerevisiae OM14 (YBR230C); ancestral locus Anc_6.128); the encoded protein is MSEQLQNPVILVNVLLGSSFVTALLTGYAKYDARYLRDKSDAVILTTVGSITAILALDTVLSVKYYPKFDKKK
- the MON1 gene encoding guanine nucleotide exchange factor MON1 (similar to Saccharomyces cerevisiae MON1 (YGL124C); ancestral locus Anc_6.127) encodes the protein MDFLDEQYIENVPTPGAGNVVSSAGLKPPVARSGHSSGSAQLSRSSSFQWGLGNNVSSQPTTSVNMDQTICQISATPTSLTPVVTPSVTPAVTPDVVTSSPSIYRAVLLESRMNDAAENEAQANSRVLDKDDALMESMSQSIYSNVDSGRRIFPFVSVDIPTVFINKKPLTTEDLDLRCWDKNFFILTSAGKPIYSMHGKDEQIISFMGILHTVVNYFQLENSTDIRMIESGEQKFIFLDRSPIILVAYSTRGETSNELISQLDFLHSYLLSSLSQRQVSRIFDKRENFDLRNFLESTDFENLDEICSLISEKFYPDVLLGSLQCLTLNRSYRSQLHECMLQNLMRESDLPRGTLLYGLIVAPNSKLCSVLRPRGHTLHTTDLHLLFCLIFHQFQNLNENQELWVPICFPKFNSNGFLYCYIKFLSSPNYKISSKSRPVLVLISAQKDAFYQLKLLGDKLTSSITSNGLLDKIFQAQPVRIGDIQAPLVHHFLYKSKKHVQYVMPQLQFADRESDSVQAEEYEKKLMTYYQQIHNSVFSDGGIPFNKSIINFFNWESSLGPFEEPNNIGLIQGEKTQMLGLAWITPGFELYLISNNGVNDKRILLKSAKKIISWCRKNEGKIFVNEGATF